A region of Halalkaliarchaeum desulfuricum DNA encodes the following proteins:
- a CDS encoding glutamate--cysteine ligase, whose translation MDLGSRDAFDRMGVLGIEEEFFIVDGTGRPTSGTDELVYETDPPEALDGRIDHELFKCTIETQTRLIEDPANASQELERVRTALLEHAESQGFQIAGAGLHPEARWRELDHTQKPRYKAQLDRIQYPQHRNTTAGLHLHVGVDDPDKAVWVANELRWYAPVLLALSANSPFWNGYDTGLASARAKIFEGLPNTGMPTAFEDYDAFERFERRMVTEGSIEDRGGLWFDVRPHSGHGSVEMRAPDGQRDPEIVLAFAEYVHALVMDLAERYEDGEAGTEIRRELLDENKWRALRHGHDATFLTADSGTMTLEEFVDRECDRLGVDGLVDVLDRESGATRQRRIHAEEGVDALCRKLLLSEW comes from the coding sequence ATGGATCTCGGGTCTCGTGACGCCTTCGATCGGATGGGCGTTCTCGGAATCGAAGAGGAGTTTTTTATCGTCGACGGGACGGGACGTCCGACATCCGGGACGGACGAACTCGTCTACGAAACGGATCCGCCGGAGGCGCTGGACGGTCGGATCGATCACGAGCTGTTCAAGTGCACGATCGAGACGCAGACGCGCCTGATCGAAGATCCCGCAAACGCGAGTCAGGAACTCGAACGTGTCCGGACGGCGCTCCTCGAACACGCCGAATCGCAGGGGTTCCAGATCGCTGGCGCCGGGCTGCATCCCGAGGCCCGGTGGCGGGAACTCGACCACACGCAAAAGCCACGGTACAAAGCGCAGCTGGATCGAATCCAGTACCCCCAGCACCGCAACACCACTGCCGGATTACATCTCCACGTCGGCGTCGACGATCCGGACAAGGCCGTCTGGGTCGCAAACGAACTCCGGTGGTACGCCCCAGTGCTGCTCGCGCTGTCGGCGAACTCCCCGTTCTGGAACGGCTACGACACCGGGCTGGCGTCGGCCCGGGCGAAGATATTCGAGGGGTTGCCCAACACCGGAATGCCCACCGCCTTCGAGGACTACGACGCATTCGAGCGGTTCGAACGCCGCATGGTAACGGAGGGGTCGATCGAGGACCGGGGCGGGCTCTGGTTCGACGTGCGTCCCCACAGCGGCCACGGTTCCGTCGAGATGCGGGCACCCGACGGACAGCGCGACCCGGAAATCGTCCTCGCGTTTGCCGAATACGTCCACGCTCTGGTGATGGACCTCGCAGAGCGCTACGAGGACGGCGAAGCGGGGACGGAGATCCGGCGGGAACTCCTCGACGAGAACAAGTGGCGCGCGCTTCGGCACGGCCACGACGCCACGTTCCTGACCGCCGACTCCGGAACGATGACCCTCGAGGAATTCGTCGACCGAGAGTGCGATCGACTCGGCGTCGACGGACTCGTCGACGTCCTCGATCGGGAAAGCGGTGCGACACGTCAGCGACGCATCCACGCGGAAGAGGGCGTCGATGCACTGTGTCGAAAGCTTTTGCTCTCGGAGTGGTAA
- a CDS encoding IS5 family transposase, with protein sequence MNLTTRLTEELVSLAKSYSDDAEEAAAPEGGGSFAEWAMISLHGLRIFLEKSYVMTIDLLETMTQILEIIGLEPDDLPAPSTLNKWLDRIEMAVWRVLLRHSAQLHNPSPDAAVDATYYERSPASKHYCDRTNYRVQTIEATKLVDTETQAILDVHCTTTREGSDADVCAQLARRYPGELRTLAADKGYDSQELREQLRELGIRPLVKHRVFAPYDHAHNARINDDLYNQRSMTETANSSVKRSYGSAVRAREWYREFREIALMCLVYNIKRYVKP encoded by the coding sequence ATGAACCTTACCACCCGCCTCACCGAGGAATTAGTCTCGCTCGCCAAAAGTTATTCCGACGATGCTGAGGAAGCTGCCGCCCCGGAAGGTGGCGGCAGCTTCGCTGAATGGGCGATGATTTCGCTTCACGGCTTGCGAATTTTCCTTGAGAAGTCCTACGTGATGACAATCGACCTGTTAGAGACAATGACGCAAATTCTGGAGATTATTGGCCTTGAACCGGACGATCTCCCGGCTCCATCCACGTTGAATAAGTGGCTCGATAGGATTGAGATGGCAGTCTGGCGAGTGCTGCTGCGCCACTCGGCGCAGCTGCACAATCCCTCTCCCGACGCTGCCGTTGACGCTACCTACTACGAACGCTCTCCGGCCAGCAAACACTACTGCGACCGCACGAACTACCGCGTTCAGACCATCGAGGCGACGAAACTCGTCGATACAGAGACGCAAGCGATCCTTGACGTACACTGCACCACGACCAGAGAAGGGAGTGACGCCGATGTCTGTGCGCAACTCGCCCGGCGCTACCCGGGCGAGTTACGCACGCTTGCCGCCGATAAGGGCTATGACAGCCAAGAGTTACGCGAGCAACTCCGTGAACTCGGCATCAGACCACTCGTCAAACATCGTGTGTTCGCGCCCTACGATCACGCACACAACGCCCGAATTAACGACGATCTCTACAATCAGCGCTCGATGACCGAAACCGCCAACTCCTCGGTCAAGCGCTCGTACGGCTCGGCCGTCCGAGCGCGTGAATGGTACCGCGAGTTCCGCGAGATTGCCCTGATGTGTCTCGTCTACAACATCAAACGCTACGTCAAACCATGA
- a CDS encoding NOP5/NOP56 family protein, whose amino-acid sequence MTDTTDSTDVTDAPDTGWFSGLDPADLEAARTAIDEGTAEEPADWPRLAIEAGYADSEDDYYRRLHDATIAAARAAVRERERADDAQLVQAVRAMDDAERVSNELAERVLEWAGSRFDDVPDGSAGVEWLADREPDGPADERLLSLAGIAADLATEADEHRAFIERQAPAVAPNLAEMAGPVLAARLISLAGGLETLAKKPAGTVQLLGAEDALFAHLAGRAPSPKHGVIYTHEYVKGTHPDDRGSAARAFAGKLAIAARIDHYSGEYRPEIHEEIRDRIETIRARRSDGSSGGSA is encoded by the coding sequence ATGACCGACACGACCGACTCGACGGACGTGACCGACGCCCCGGACACAGGCTGGTTTTCGGGCCTGGATCCGGCGGACCTTGAGGCTGCCCGGACCGCGATCGACGAGGGTACCGCCGAAGAGCCGGCCGACTGGCCGCGGCTCGCCATCGAGGCCGGTTACGCCGACTCGGAGGACGACTACTATCGCCGACTCCACGACGCGACGATTGCAGCCGCGCGTGCGGCAGTCCGCGAACGGGAACGTGCCGACGACGCACAGCTGGTTCAGGCAGTTCGCGCGATGGACGACGCCGAGCGCGTCTCCAACGAACTCGCGGAACGGGTTCTCGAATGGGCGGGGAGCCGATTCGACGACGTCCCGGACGGCTCCGCCGGCGTGGAGTGGCTCGCGGACCGGGAGCCGGACGGCCCTGCAGACGAGCGGTTGCTCTCCCTGGCCGGGATCGCGGCCGATCTCGCAACGGAGGCCGACGAACACAGGGCGTTCATCGAGCGCCAGGCGCCGGCGGTCGCGCCGAACCTCGCTGAGATGGCCGGTCCGGTGCTCGCTGCGCGGCTGATTTCACTCGCAGGCGGGCTCGAGACGCTGGCGAAAAAGCCAGCGGGCACCGTCCAGCTTCTCGGCGCCGAAGACGCGCTCTTTGCCCACCTCGCGGGGCGGGCGCCCTCGCCGAAACACGGCGTGATCTACACGCACGAATACGTCAAGGGGACACATCCGGACGACCGCGGCTCCGCGGCACGCGCGTTCGCCGGCAAACTCGCCATCGCCGCCCGAATCGATCACTACAGCGGCGAGTACCGTCCCGAGATCCACGAGGAAATTCGCGACCGGATCGAAACGATCCGGGCACGTCGTTCGGACGGTTCCTCCGGGGGGAGCGCATGA
- a CDS encoding phosphopantetheine adenylyltransferase, translating into MNVALGGTFDPVHDGHLALFRRAFELGDVTVGLTSDELAPQTRHVDRYVRPYEERKRDLKAELEPLAEEHGRKFEIRKLERPTGIATEPGFDVLIVSPETVDGGKRINDLRVERGLPPLQIEVVDHVPADDGERISSTRIVRGEIDRHGNLTPDRDGRTATRDETAK; encoded by the coding sequence ATGAACGTCGCGCTGGGCGGGACCTTCGATCCCGTTCACGACGGCCATCTCGCGTTATTCAGGCGGGCGTTCGAACTCGGGGACGTCACCGTCGGGTTGACGTCGGACGAGCTCGCACCTCAGACCCGTCACGTCGATCGCTACGTTCGCCCGTACGAGGAACGCAAACGCGACCTGAAAGCGGAACTCGAACCGCTCGCCGAGGAGCACGGGCGGAAGTTCGAGATCAGGAAGCTCGAACGGCCGACCGGGATCGCGACGGAGCCGGGATTCGACGTGCTGATCGTGTCACCGGAAACTGTCGACGGCGGCAAGCGAATCAACGACCTCAGGGTCGAGCGCGGGCTGCCGCCGCTGCAGATCGAGGTGGTCGACCACGTCCCCGCCGACGACGGCGAACGAATCTCCTCGACGCGGATCGTTCGTGGCGAGATCGACCGCCACGGGAATCTCACGCCCGACCGCGACGGTCGGACTGCGACTCGGGACGAGACAGCGAAATGA
- a CDS encoding helix-turn-helix domain-containing protein, whose translation MTPEDAPDDRDNEFEYEEFESEGEEGEFDEEFDDGEKSPSETAKEELKKTRERIEEEADRAVEEFDRGIVDLLSWLLETETKARIYVYLRENPDSTSEEVADGTGLYPSTVREALAELHDDGTVERRKRESAGAGNNPYEYQAIPPSELVHSVVDQVQSELNAVFNLDRRLGEKEGEDSEPVRITVEGDDDNGDEETDGEEAGDETQPEDENGEKPDEE comes from the coding sequence ATGACACCCGAAGATGCCCCCGACGACAGAGACAACGAGTTCGAGTACGAGGAGTTCGAAAGCGAAGGCGAGGAAGGCGAGTTCGACGAGGAGTTTGATGACGGCGAGAAGTCGCCCAGCGAAACCGCGAAAGAGGAGTTGAAAAAGACCCGCGAACGGATCGAAGAGGAGGCCGATCGCGCGGTCGAGGAGTTCGACCGCGGAATCGTCGACCTGCTCTCGTGGCTCCTCGAAACGGAAACGAAAGCACGGATCTACGTGTACCTTCGGGAGAACCCCGACAGTACGAGCGAGGAAGTAGCCGACGGGACCGGACTGTATCCAAGTACGGTGCGCGAGGCACTGGCAGAGCTCCACGACGATGGAACAGTCGAGCGCCGGAAACGCGAAAGCGCCGGCGCGGGCAACAATCCCTACGAGTACCAGGCGATCCCGCCGAGCGAACTGGTCCACAGCGTCGTCGATCAGGTCCAGTCCGAGCTCAACGCGGTGTTCAACCTCGATCGTCGTCTCGGCGAAAAAGAGGGGGAAGACTCCGAGCCGGTGCGGATTACGGTCGAAGGAGACGACGACAACGGCGATGAGGAGACGGACGGTGAAGAGGCTGGAGACGAGACGCAGCCTGAAGACGAGAACGGCGAGAAACCCGACGAGGAATAG
- a CDS encoding DUF7382 domain-containing protein — MTEQASPSRRSPTAFSDSDRHSVEEPTDRKFLSDRRAIEGLPVRLVIALVVGVASLSVMMGMLSGIDGLAVTELDAQPEPEIVTPGEQSIEVTVIDPDGTPVADATVVIRGGTARHDGVAYATTDETGVATVEIDPELRANQPDGTLTIDIKPPAGSNYADERSNTEILVIAE, encoded by the coding sequence ATGACCGAACAGGCCTCACCCTCGAGGCGATCCCCAACCGCATTCAGCGACAGCGACAGACACTCCGTCGAGGAACCGACCGACCGGAAGTTTCTGTCGGATCGCCGCGCGATCGAGGGTCTGCCCGTCCGGCTCGTCATTGCGCTCGTGGTCGGCGTCGCCTCCCTCAGCGTCATGATGGGGATGCTCTCGGGAATAGACGGACTGGCAGTCACCGAACTCGACGCACAACCCGAACCGGAGATCGTCACGCCCGGCGAACAGTCGATCGAGGTGACCGTGATCGATCCCGACGGGACGCCAGTCGCGGACGCGACAGTGGTGATCCGCGGCGGAACTGCGCGTCACGACGGCGTCGCGTACGCCACCACCGACGAAACCGGCGTCGCGACCGTAGAGATCGATCCCGAACTCCGGGCGAACCAACCCGACGGAACGTTGACGATCGACATCAAACCCCCCGCCGGATCGAACTACGCCGACGAACGGTCGAACACGGAGATCCTCGTAATTGCGGAATGA
- a CDS encoding protein-L-isoaspartate O-methyltransferase family protein: MDPAVLRDDMVEGLEYSLDEPLDPEVTRAMRTVPRHVFLDAAAYENRATEAYGTRVLAPKTAAQLLDALAVDEGDDVLVVGAGIGYTVAVVAELAGDRHVHAVDIDRQVVSAARSNLESAGYGDVLVDRRDGADGLPEYAPYDRILLEAAVVRPPNALLEQLTPEGTIVFPRGMGSQQIVVGERDRSAPDGYHVLDEYGFVQLGPLLAKGERRNGPARNRTVREDAEIREQGYFAPSGWEYEWVDWEEQL; this comes from the coding sequence ATGGATCCCGCGGTGCTCCGGGACGACATGGTCGAGGGGCTCGAATACAGCCTCGACGAGCCGCTGGACCCGGAGGTCACCCGGGCGATGCGGACGGTTCCCCGACACGTGTTTCTGGACGCCGCCGCCTACGAGAACCGAGCCACAGAGGCGTACGGGACGCGGGTGCTCGCACCGAAGACGGCCGCACAGTTGCTCGACGCGCTCGCCGTCGACGAGGGCGACGACGTGCTCGTCGTCGGGGCTGGAATCGGATACACCGTGGCGGTGGTCGCGGAGCTGGCTGGCGACCGACACGTTCACGCCGTCGATATCGACCGCCAGGTCGTCTCAGCCGCCCGGTCGAACCTCGAATCTGCCGGATACGGCGATGTCCTGGTCGACCGCCGGGACGGCGCCGACGGCCTCCCGGAGTACGCCCCATACGACCGGATCCTCCTGGAGGCGGCAGTCGTTCGGCCGCCGAACGCGCTCCTCGAACAGCTCACCCCCGAGGGTACCATCGTGTTCCCCCGTGGAATGGGTAGCCAGCAGATCGTCGTTGGGGAACGTGATCGTTCGGCACCCGACGGCTACCACGTCCTCGACGAGTACGGCTTCGTCCAGCTCGGACCGCTGCTCGCGAAGGGTGAACGGCGAAACGGTCCGGCCCGGAACCGGACGGTTCGCGAGGACGCCGAGATCCGGGAGCAGGGCTACTTCGCGCCCAGCGGCTGGGAGTACGAGTGGGTCGACTGGGAGGAGCAGCTATAG
- a CDS encoding protein-L-isoaspartate(D-aspartate) O-methyltransferase: protein MFGFRDDSNAVDDGDFEAARDRMVDRLDERGSIQRSSTERALRNVPRHEFVPESRRRNAYADRPLPIGHDQTISAPHMVAVMTDLLELQEGDRVLEIGTGCGYHAAVVAEIVGPGNVYTVEYVEEHAREARERLDALGYDVHVRQGDGHHGWPEHAPYDAAYLTCATPEIPDAIIEQVREGGVIVGPVGRGYQELVRLHVGADGVDRESHGGVRFVPMQGGK from the coding sequence ATGTTCGGGTTCAGGGACGACTCGAACGCCGTCGACGACGGCGACTTCGAGGCCGCCCGCGACCGGATGGTCGACCGGCTCGATGAGCGGGGTTCCATCCAGCGCTCGTCGACTGAGCGGGCGCTCCGGAACGTCCCTCGCCACGAATTCGTCCCCGAATCCCGGCGACGGAACGCCTACGCCGATCGACCGCTCCCGATCGGGCACGACCAGACCATCAGCGCGCCCCACATGGTCGCGGTGATGACCGATCTGCTCGAACTCCAGGAAGGCGACCGCGTCCTGGAGATCGGAACCGGCTGCGGCTATCACGCGGCCGTCGTCGCGGAGATCGTCGGCCCGGGTAACGTCTACACCGTCGAGTACGTCGAGGAACACGCAAGGGAGGCCAGGGAACGCCTCGACGCGCTGGGATATGACGTCCACGTCAGACAGGGGGACGGTCACCACGGCTGGCCGGAACACGCTCCCTATGACGCCGCCTACCTCACCTGTGCGACGCCGGAGATTCCGGACGCGATAATCGAACAGGTTCGGGAGGGGGGCGTGATCGTCGGACCAGTGGGTCGCGGCTATCAGGAACTGGTCCGGCTCCATGTCGGCGCCGATGGAGTCGACCGGGAGAGTCACGGCGGAGTTCGGTTCGTTCCGATGCAGGGTGGGAAGTAA
- a CDS encoding ATP-binding protein encodes MHVLGRDGEGTDRPTATLGRFLARDGSTGAPVELDIDTPHAGLVVGKRGSGKSYTLGVLAEALAETPGVTPIVADPMGAFEGLIDDQSDGSIGDRKGNGSSSTAEGGVRVVSDPRVPADALPPRIWPELFGIEPTSAAGSLLWRVAERRSTLAEMLAAVDDGVDQTVADGGDQPVADGTAPTVADARPETRRAVRNYLRLAQSWGVFDPDGLSSETLLSADATVIDLSGIPDAPMGVLLRSIATGLYETCLAGRPDRLPWLLADEAHVAFDSVAAPALKILSTRGRTPGVSFVAATQRPGAIPPVVVSQADMIVAHQLTAEDDLAALSAASPTYLAGDVREKLPRTTGTALVIDDATESAHTVAIRNRRTSHGGGSPRVSGSDGDS; translated from the coding sequence GTGCACGTTCTCGGACGGGACGGTGAGGGAACCGATCGCCCGACGGCGACGCTCGGCCGGTTTCTGGCCAGGGACGGAAGCACCGGTGCGCCTGTCGAACTCGACATCGACACCCCGCATGCCGGTCTCGTCGTCGGAAAGCGAGGGAGTGGAAAGTCGTACACGCTCGGCGTCCTGGCGGAGGCGCTCGCGGAGACGCCGGGCGTGACGCCGATCGTGGCCGATCCGATGGGTGCTTTCGAGGGGCTGATCGACGACCAGTCGGACGGTTCCATCGGAGACAGGAAGGGGAACGGTTCGTCCTCGACGGCCGAGGGAGGGGTCAGGGTTGTGTCCGACCCCCGAGTCCCGGCAGACGCGCTCCCCCCGCGGATCTGGCCGGAGCTGTTCGGGATCGAGCCGACCTCGGCAGCCGGAAGTCTCCTGTGGCGCGTCGCCGAACGGCGCTCCACACTCGCTGAAATGCTCGCGGCCGTCGATGACGGGGTCGACCAGACCGTCGCGGACGGGGGCGACCAACCCGTCGCCGACGGGACTGCCCCAACCGTCGCCGACGCGCGCCCCGAAACCCGGCGTGCGGTACGGAACTACCTCCGGCTCGCGCAATCGTGGGGCGTGTTCGATCCCGATGGGCTCTCGTCTGAAACCCTGTTGTCGGCCGATGCGACGGTTATCGACCTCTCGGGAATACCCGACGCCCCGATGGGGGTGCTCCTCCGATCGATCGCGACGGGACTGTACGAAACGTGTCTTGCCGGCCGTCCCGACCGGCTGCCGTGGCTCCTCGCCGACGAGGCTCACGTCGCGTTCGACAGTGTCGCCGCCCCGGCACTGAAGATACTTTCGACCCGCGGCCGCACACCGGGGGTGAGCTTCGTCGCCGCCACGCAGCGTCCGGGCGCGATACCGCCGGTCGTCGTTTCACAGGCGGACATGATCGTCGCCCACCAGCTCACCGCCGAAGACGACCTCGCGGCGCTGTCGGCTGCTTCCCCGACGTATCTCGCCGGTGACGTGCGCGAAAAACTTCCCCGAACGACCGGCACCGCGCTCGTGATCGACGACGCCACCGAGAGCGCCCACACCGTCGCGATCCGGAACAGACGGACCTCCCACGGTGGTGGCTCCCCGCGGGTGAGCGGTTCCGACGGCGATAGCTGA
- a CDS encoding fibrillarin-like rRNA/tRNA 2'-O-methyltransferase, with protein sequence MTDSLSDSLPEGVTRRSIDGAERLATRGEPVYGEPTADGWRVWDAGRSKLGAMLELGMGTGLEESDTVLYLGAANGTTVSHVADFAGPTYAVEFAARPMRDLLDVVESRDNLFPLLKDARKPETYAHVVESDIDVVVQDVATRGQAAVANRNRQFLHDEGRLLLSVKARSEDVTATPDAVFESVLDDLEREYETLETRQLAPYHEDHLGVVARPR encoded by the coding sequence ATGACTGACTCGTTATCCGATTCGCTGCCAGAGGGCGTGACGCGCCGATCGATCGACGGCGCAGAACGGCTCGCAACGCGAGGGGAGCCCGTCTACGGGGAACCGACAGCAGACGGTTGGCGGGTCTGGGACGCCGGGCGCTCCAAACTCGGGGCGATGCTCGAACTCGGAATGGGGACCGGACTCGAGGAGAGCGATACGGTGCTGTATCTCGGGGCGGCGAACGGAACGACGGTCAGCCACGTCGCGGATTTCGCGGGTCCCACGTACGCCGTGGAGTTCGCTGCGAGGCCGATGCGGGACCTCCTGGACGTTGTCGAGAGTCGTGACAACCTCTTTCCACTGTTGAAGGACGCACGGAAGCCGGAGACGTACGCCCACGTCGTCGAATCCGACATCGACGTCGTCGTCCAGGACGTCGCGACCCGGGGCCAGGCGGCCGTCGCGAACCGAAACAGGCAGTTCCTGCATGACGAGGGGCGGCTCCTGCTTTCGGTGAAAGCCAGAAGCGAGGACGTCACGGCAACGCCCGATGCTGTCTTCGAGTCCGTTCTCGACGATCTCGAACGCGAGTACGAGACGCTCGAGACGCGACAGTTGGCGCCGTATCACGAGGATCACCTGGGCGTGGTCGCCCGGCCACGGTGA